GTTGtagaaatatactaataaCTAACGAGGTGGCCATTACTAgcgtttttttattataaaagttCGGCGTGCGGTCGCACagattttttttcaaaagttttttttaataaacaccGTGTGAACTGATCtaaaaagtataatttattcaataataaaagctAAACGTCCTGTTATTGCAGTCTACAATGCCTGAAAAGCCATCTTTGTACTACGCTCTATTTAGTCCTCCTGCACGGGCCTGCATTCTAACTGCAAAGCTTATTGGACTAGACATAGATCTTATGTGAGTCTTatactgtatttatttagatcattttcacttttgttttctttttaaacagTGCTGTTGACTTTTCCAAAAAGGAGCACTTGAGTCCGGAGTTTCTAAAGGTACAAGCTtacactatatacatatatttttcaatcatACTTATGCAATTCTCTCAACAGCTCAATCCGCAGCATCAGATTCCCGTGTTCGTGGACACAGACGGAGAGGTCTATGTGGATAGGTGCGTACGAAACTGGATCAATTAAGAAACTCGTTTTCAAAGTGCTTGTTCTTAGTCATGCAATTATATGTTTCATGGTGGCCAAGTATGCTAAAGATGATCAATTGTATTCGAAAGACTTGAAGCGTCGTGCACACATCGATCATCGCATGCACTATGAGAACGGCGTGCTCTTTCAGGTGATCAAAGATATTGTGGCACGGAATATATACGGTGGCGAGGCTGAGTTCAATGCGCGCTCCTTAGAACTTTGTCACAATGCATATGCCTCGTTAGAGCAATTTTTAAATCAGGGCAGCTTCGTTGTTGGCAATGAACTAAGCGTGGCTGATATATCCATTCACACGACACTGATTACACTGGAGTTGCTTGTTCCTATAGACCAGGAACGGTATCCGGAGATTAACGGATGGCTGCAGCGAATGCAGAAGCTGCTGCCAGACTATGAAGATATTAATCTAAAGGGTGCGAAGGCTCTGCAGCAACGTATTCTAAGCTGCATGGCCGAACAcaaggcaaataaataattgttcaATGTATGTGTTTGATTtgttcatatatataatatgtatttgcaatttgaattaatttgtttataagcTAATTGGATTAAATTCTGGCTACACTAAATTCTCATGTGTCTTTTGATTTGGAAGTCAAATGTTGGTATTCATGTGAAATAAGTTGCTCGTTGTGAGTTTTCTTTTgatgcatttgttgtttgttttcatcgATATATAAACCACACaaaagttttgattttgaaacGGTCACTGAACTACCAAACATGTGTATAACTAGAATACGACGTATATATAacggtatatttatgtatgtatttgtttgtatgcaagaataataatatttaaggtTTTGTCTGATATCATAGTTTGTTATCGCAGGTAACTTGCCTACTACTCCTCCTTCTATATCTAGCTATATACAACACAATCATAAACCTAATCACActtattttggtatactttCCCAGCAAACACACGACGACGAAAACGTCTCCTTTCTTATATCATTAGTCAAAGGTCGTCCAGTTATTCATTCCCTTGCCAACGCCAGCGCCTGCGGTTAA
This is a stretch of genomic DNA from Drosophila albomicans strain 15112-1751.03 chromosome 3, ASM965048v2, whole genome shotgun sequence. It encodes these proteins:
- the LOC117566820 gene encoding glutathione S-transferase 1; the protein is MPEKPSLYYALFSPPARACILTAKLIGLDIDLIAVDFSKKEHLSPEFLKLNPQHQIPVFVDTDGEVYVDSHAIICFMVAKYAKDDQLYSKDLKRRAHIDHRMHYENGVLFQVIKDIVARNIYGGEAEFNARSLELCHNAYASLEQFLNQGSFVVGNELSVADISIHTTLITLELLVPIDQERYPEINGWLQRMQKLLPDYEDINLKGAKALQQRILSCMAEHKANK